A window of Pirellulales bacterium contains these coding sequences:
- a CDS encoding type II toxin-antitoxin system RelE/ParE family toxin, whose amino-acid sequence MILTVLAEAEAELRSAFAYLNNQSPGLGGRFLDEVADAFQAIRERPLSFAKLETLPADEPYRRAVLPTFRHAVVFEVLDAEIVVVAVSHTSREPNYWLKRLG is encoded by the coding sequence GTGATTCTCACCGTCCTCGCCGAGGCCGAGGCGGAGTTACGCTCGGCGTTTGCCTATCTCAACAATCAGTCGCCGGGCCTTGGCGGCCGATTCCTCGACGAAGTCGCCGACGCCTTTCAAGCGATCCGCGAGCGTCCCTTGAGCTTTGCCAAGCTGGAAACTCTGCCGGCGGACGAACCGTATCGGCGGGCGGTGTTGCCGACGTTTCGTCACGCGGTCGTCTTTGAAGTCCTCGACGCCGAGATTGTCGTCGTCGCCGTTTCGCACACGAGTCGTGAACCCAACTACTGGCTCAAGCGGCTGGGATAA
- a CDS encoding S1 RNA-binding domain-containing protein yields MTDAAQETLPTSEIQSSAPATQEPAGADSKAPRIKIGSQRDVHPAAAPPAPPLVEGEAQPGPAVEEPSSPVPAPEPTSRLAEKVSSDLRRAEKVPVPSIRRDLSPDLQIELELAMGGSSMDDLISSEKASPPPELAPETRLRGRIVKLHRDNVFVELGQPIQGVLPLRQFPEEPQVGAELEVMVARYDGEEGLYELTLPGGAIDIADWSQVAEGMVVEARVTAANKGGLECEVNKIRGFIPASQASLYRVENLETLIGEKLNCIVSEANPDKRNLVLSRRDFLEREREASRQELLATLAPGQVREGTVRNIQPFGAFVDLGGVDGLVHVSEVSWQRVKDPSEVLQVGQAVKVKIRKIDPETGKISLGMKELSESPWDNISSKYPSKSNITGTVSKIMEFGAFIELEPGVDGLVHISELDHKRVFRVTDVVSVGQEIEAQVLSVDASNRRISLSIKALKARPQAEKKPEPEIEEPAEPLKLPKRNLPLKGGRDSGSGGERFGLKW; encoded by the coding sequence ATGACCGACGCCGCCCAAGAGACATTGCCCACGAGCGAAATCCAATCTAGCGCCCCCGCCACGCAAGAGCCCGCCGGCGCCGACTCAAAGGCGCCGCGCATCAAGATTGGCTCGCAGCGCGACGTGCATCCCGCGGCGGCCCCGCCGGCGCCGCCATTGGTCGAAGGCGAAGCGCAGCCCGGTCCGGCGGTCGAAGAGCCCAGCTCGCCGGTCCCCGCGCCAGAGCCTACCAGCCGCTTGGCCGAGAAAGTCTCCAGCGACCTGCGCCGCGCCGAAAAGGTGCCGGTGCCCAGCATCCGCCGCGATCTGTCCCCCGATCTGCAAATCGAACTCGAACTGGCGATGGGCGGCAGTTCGATGGACGACCTGATCTCCAGCGAAAAGGCGTCCCCGCCCCCTGAGCTAGCACCCGAGACGCGCCTCCGCGGCCGCATTGTCAAACTGCATCGAGACAATGTCTTTGTGGAACTCGGACAGCCCATTCAAGGCGTGCTGCCGCTTCGCCAATTTCCGGAAGAGCCGCAGGTCGGCGCCGAATTGGAAGTCATGGTCGCGCGCTACGACGGCGAAGAAGGACTTTACGAGTTGACGCTCCCGGGCGGCGCGATTGATATCGCCGATTGGTCGCAGGTCGCCGAAGGCATGGTGGTCGAAGCCCGCGTCACCGCCGCCAACAAAGGGGGACTGGAATGCGAGGTCAACAAGATTCGCGGTTTCATCCCCGCCAGTCAGGCTAGCCTCTACCGCGTGGAGAATCTCGAAACGCTCATCGGCGAAAAGTTGAACTGCATCGTCTCCGAGGCCAATCCAGACAAGCGCAATCTCGTCCTGAGCCGGCGCGACTTCCTGGAGCGCGAACGCGAAGCGTCCCGCCAAGAGTTGCTGGCGACGCTGGCCCCCGGACAGGTGCGCGAAGGGACCGTGCGCAACATTCAACCCTTTGGCGCCTTCGTCGATCTCGGCGGAGTCGATGGGCTGGTGCATGTCAGCGAGGTGAGCTGGCAGCGCGTCAAGGATCCCAGCGAGGTGTTGCAAGTCGGGCAGGCGGTGAAGGTGAAGATCCGCAAGATCGATCCCGAGACCGGCAAGATCAGTCTCGGCATGAAAGAACTGTCCGAAAGCCCTTGGGACAACATCAGCAGCAAATACCCCTCCAAGTCGAATATCACCGGCACGGTGTCGAAGATCATGGAGTTTGGCGCCTTCATCGAACTCGAACCCGGCGTCGATGGGCTGGTGCACATCTCCGAACTCGATCACAAGCGCGTCTTCCGCGTCACCGATGTCGTGAGCGTGGGCCAAGAAATCGAGGCGCAAGTGCTCTCGGTGGATGCCTCCAATCGCCGCATCAGCTTGTCGATCAAAGCGCTCAAGGCTCGGCCTCAAGCCGAAAAGAAGCCCGAGCCGGAGATTGAGGAGCCGGCAGAACCGCTCAAACTGCCGAAGCGCAACCTGCCGCTGAAGGGAGGCCGTGACTCCGGTTCTGGCGGCGAACGATTTGGCCTCAAGTGGTGA
- a CDS encoding TetR/AcrR family transcriptional regulator, with protein MATQAPVERASKWVNPAVQLRSQETLARILDATERLLTERSFQAISVAEIAKAAGASPPSLYARFENKQALLGALFERHAAAQRLWIKQILAAEVWRDVPLAAMLRQTLPAIVEVYRAKQGLIRAFLEQAASDARFRAEWQELGKFLQDRAIEIVLDHRSELSHDNPRRRVELGLEVVIATFALRIVLHTIDDQDMNELAELLTQIMLRHLGVADLPKAGA; from the coding sequence ATGGCGACACAGGCGCCAGTCGAACGCGCATCGAAGTGGGTGAACCCGGCGGTTCAGCTTCGTAGCCAGGAAACGCTCGCGCGAATCCTGGACGCGACGGAGCGACTGCTGACGGAGCGCTCGTTTCAGGCCATCTCGGTGGCTGAGATCGCCAAGGCGGCGGGCGCTTCGCCGCCATCGCTGTACGCCCGATTCGAGAACAAGCAGGCGCTACTGGGCGCCTTGTTTGAGCGTCATGCCGCCGCGCAGCGCTTGTGGATCAAGCAGATTCTGGCCGCGGAGGTGTGGCGCGATGTCCCCTTGGCGGCCATGCTGCGACAAACACTGCCGGCGATTGTCGAGGTGTATCGCGCGAAGCAGGGTTTGATTCGCGCGTTTCTCGAACAGGCCGCGAGCGACGCGCGATTTCGGGCTGAATGGCAGGAGCTCGGAAAGTTCCTGCAAGATCGGGCCATCGAGATCGTACTGGACCACCGTAGCGAGTTGTCGCACGACAATCCGCGGCGGAGAGTGGAGTTGGGGCTGGAGGTGGTGATCGCCACGTTCGCGCTGCGCATCGTGCTGCACACGATCGACGACCAGGACATGAACGAACTGGCGGAACTGCTGACACAAATCATGCTGCGACATCTGGGGGTGGCAGACTTGCCGAAAGCGGGCGCCTAG
- a CDS encoding addiction module protein, whose protein sequence is MATREEITRQALALSPEDRAYVVFELERSFAEEPDRPASAAGHAAFLAEIKRRSAAYRSGETKSRPAADVIADLRKVASREQPA, encoded by the coding sequence ATGGCAACCCGCGAAGAAATCACCCGACAGGCCTTGGCATTATCGCCTGAAGACCGGGCTTACGTCGTGTTCGAACTAGAGCGAAGTTTTGCCGAGGAGCCGGACCGACCAGCGTCGGCGGCGGGCCATGCCGCATTCTTAGCGGAAATCAAGCGCCGATCGGCGGCGTACCGCTCCGGTGAAACGAAGTCGCGGCCAGCGGCGGATGTGATCGCCGACTTGCGCAAAGTCGCGTCGAGAGAGCAGCCGGCGTGA
- a CDS encoding SDR family oxidoreductase, whose product MSSHLLLTGATGLIGEYLLAGLLQKNVPLAVLTRAKDGDSPANRIEELLLRWEQTLGKPLPRPVVLAGETNRPGLGLSDEDLRWVTQHCNRILHNAASVQFQGSDHAQDPWLSNLTGTQCLLGMCAELGIRDLHYVSTAYVCGNRTGRIYEQELNCGQVLRNDYESSKFAAENLVRNAPFLGQRTIYRPGIVVGDSLTAYTSTYRGVYSYLQFTCAMARNADRDAQGRWHHPVRLNLTGQEFRSLVTVDYVADVILRVLESPASHGQTFHITPAEPTTSQEIETALARHCNYHGVEFVGRPPIPPASMNASEELFYSAVAAYQPYWEGDPVFDQTNTAQVMQGAACPRVDAAMLLRLFEFAARHNFGKRRR is encoded by the coding sequence ATGTCCAGCCATCTACTGTTGACCGGGGCCACCGGCCTGATCGGAGAATACTTACTCGCCGGGCTACTGCAAAAAAATGTGCCCTTGGCGGTGTTAACCCGTGCCAAAGACGGTGATTCGCCTGCCAACCGCATTGAAGAACTGCTCCTTCGCTGGGAGCAGACGCTTGGAAAACCGCTCCCTCGACCGGTCGTGTTGGCAGGCGAAACCAATCGGCCCGGCCTGGGCCTATCCGATGAAGATCTCCGCTGGGTCACCCAGCATTGCAACCGCATCTTGCACAACGCGGCCAGCGTGCAGTTTCAAGGCAGCGATCACGCACAAGACCCCTGGCTCAGCAATCTCACCGGCACTCAATGCCTGCTGGGCATGTGCGCCGAACTGGGGATTCGTGATCTGCACTATGTTTCGACCGCCTACGTTTGCGGCAATCGAACCGGGCGAATCTACGAGCAAGAATTGAACTGCGGGCAGGTCTTGCGCAACGACTATGAATCCAGCAAGTTCGCGGCCGAGAATTTGGTCCGTAATGCCCCCTTTCTTGGGCAGCGCACCATTTACCGGCCGGGCATCGTCGTCGGCGACTCGCTCACCGCCTACACATCCACCTATCGGGGCGTCTATTCCTATCTGCAATTCACCTGCGCCATGGCGCGCAATGCCGATCGCGATGCCCAGGGACGCTGGCATCACCCGGTTCGCCTGAATCTCACGGGCCAGGAGTTTCGTAGTCTGGTGACCGTCGACTACGTTGCGGACGTCATTCTGAGAGTGCTGGAAAGCCCTGCCTCCCACGGGCAAACATTCCATATCACGCCGGCCGAGCCGACCACTTCCCAAGAGATCGAAACCGCGCTCGCGCGGCACTGCAACTATCACGGTGTGGAGTTTGTCGGCCGCCCGCCGATTCCCCCCGCGTCGATGAACGCGTCGGAAGAGTTGTTCTACAGCGCCGTTGCCGCCTATCAGCCCTACTGGGAGGGCGATCCCGTCTTCGACCAAACCAATACCGCGCAGGTCATGCAAGGCGCGGCCTGCCCGCGCGTGGATGCTGCCATGCTGCTGCGACTATTTGAGTTCGCCGCGCGCCACAACTTCGGCAAGCGCCGCCGTTAG
- a CDS encoding redoxin domain-containing protein produces MTRNCLTLALLALLAAGSAQAEEAGGALGSQVAPFKLPAVGGATWSLNDVADAKLVVVAFIGTECPLVRHYAPRLEALAQAYASRGARFVAIDSNAQDSADDIAELTREFELTFPVLRDEGARVADALGATRTPEVLLLDAERRVRYRGRIDDQGRVGFVRLDVDRHDLKEAMEELLAGKEVSQPELAPIGCLIGRRREPAKAPTVTYAKEVSRIFQRRCIECHRTGELGPFSMESYDEVAGWADMIREVVEQERMPPWFANPEHGQFSNVARLTKEEKEQIFAWVDAGAPLGDPSDLPEPRQFVEGWNIGEPDQVVAMADKPYQVPAEGTINYQHFVVDPGWKEDKWLVKAEVRPGNRTVVHHVFVLCYPPGERNSFMIAFDGGLIGAYAPGIRPFETPPGAARRIPAGSKVVFQMHYTTNGRAQEDLTKVGFTFCDGSEVKQEYLAKGASYWLFAIPPGAPNHEVRATHKFEEDEILVNLLPHMHLRGKSFRYVARYPDGRREVLLDVPRYDFNWQIQYELAEPKLMPKGTVLECTAHYDNSAANPANPNPKALVTPGEQTWHEMMIGWYSTLTPAAGK; encoded by the coding sequence ATGACGCGAAATTGTCTGACGCTCGCACTCTTGGCGCTCTTGGCCGCCGGGTCTGCGCAAGCCGAGGAGGCTGGCGGCGCCTTGGGATCGCAAGTGGCGCCATTCAAACTACCCGCCGTGGGGGGCGCCACCTGGTCGTTGAACGACGTGGCCGACGCAAAACTGGTGGTGGTGGCGTTCATTGGCACGGAGTGCCCGCTGGTGCGGCACTACGCTCCACGCCTGGAGGCGCTGGCGCAGGCTTATGCGTCGCGCGGCGCGCGCTTCGTGGCGATCGACTCCAACGCGCAAGACAGCGCGGACGACATTGCCGAACTGACGCGCGAGTTTGAACTGACCTTTCCGGTGCTGCGCGACGAGGGGGCGCGAGTGGCCGACGCGCTGGGCGCCACGCGGACGCCGGAGGTGCTGTTGCTCGACGCCGAGCGGCGCGTGCGATATCGCGGACGTATCGACGATCAGGGACGCGTGGGCTTTGTGCGGCTCGATGTGGACCGACACGATCTGAAAGAGGCGATGGAAGAACTGTTGGCCGGCAAGGAAGTGAGCCAGCCAGAGCTGGCGCCGATCGGCTGCCTGATCGGGCGGCGGCGCGAGCCGGCGAAGGCGCCGACCGTGACCTACGCCAAGGAAGTGTCGCGCATCTTTCAGCGCCGCTGCATCGAATGTCACCGGACCGGCGAGTTGGGGCCGTTCTCCATGGAGTCGTACGACGAAGTGGCGGGCTGGGCCGACATGATTCGCGAGGTGGTGGAACAAGAACGGATGCCGCCTTGGTTCGCCAATCCGGAGCATGGCCAGTTTTCGAACGTGGCGCGGTTGACCAAGGAGGAGAAGGAACAAATCTTTGCCTGGGTCGACGCCGGGGCGCCGCTGGGAGACCCGAGCGACCTGCCCGAGCCACGGCAGTTTGTGGAAGGCTGGAACATTGGCGAGCCCGACCAGGTGGTGGCGATGGCCGACAAGCCATATCAGGTGCCGGCGGAGGGGACGATCAACTATCAGCATTTTGTGGTCGACCCCGGTTGGAAAGAGGATAAGTGGCTGGTGAAGGCGGAGGTTCGGCCGGGCAATCGCACCGTGGTGCATCATGTGTTTGTGTTGTGTTATCCGCCGGGGGAGCGGAACAGTTTTATGATCGCCTTCGACGGGGGGTTGATCGGCGCGTACGCGCCGGGGATTCGCCCTTTCGAGACGCCGCCGGGCGCCGCGCGGCGGATTCCGGCGGGCTCGAAAGTGGTGTTTCAGATGCATTACACCACCAACGGCCGGGCGCAAGAGGACCTGACCAAGGTCGGCTTCACCTTCTGCGATGGCAGCGAAGTGAAGCAGGAGTATCTGGCGAAGGGGGCCAGCTATTGGCTATTCGCGATTCCGCCCGGCGCGCCGAACCATGAAGTGCGGGCGACGCACAAATTCGAAGAGGACGAAATCCTGGTGAATCTATTGCCGCACATGCACCTGCGCGGCAAATCGTTTCGGTATGTCGCCCGCTACCCGGACGGCCGACGCGAGGTGTTGTTGGACGTGCCGCGTTACGACTTCAACTGGCAGATTCAATACGAACTGGCGGAGCCGAAGCTGATGCCGAAGGGGACGGTGCTGGAGTGCACGGCGCACTACGACAACTCGGCCGCCAACCCGGCCAACCCCAACCCCAAGGCGCTAGTGACGCCGGGGGAACAGACGTGGCACGAGATGATGATCGGCTGGTACTCGACTTTGACGCCGGCTGCGGGGAAGTAG
- a CDS encoding MOSC domain-containing protein — protein sequence MVTQPIVTQPVIRSIQVGLPRKLGMAGAADPMDRPWTSGIDKRPVDGPVWLGVTNLEGDGQADLAHHGGPDKAVLAYSADHYDQWRRQLEMPDLPPGAFGENFTVEGLTEANVCIGDIWRVGADALVQVSQPRQPCWKLARRWRNKTLAWQAQESGRTGWYFRVLQEGLVAAGARLQRLECAYPAWTVERANRVMHIDKDDLSLAAELAAVGALSANWRATLTKRVEQRIHPDPAKRLIGPNAP from the coding sequence ATGGTGACGCAACCGATCGTGACGCAGCCGGTCATTCGATCGATACAGGTTGGCTTGCCGCGAAAGCTTGGCATGGCCGGCGCGGCGGACCCCATGGACCGGCCTTGGACCAGCGGAATCGACAAGCGTCCGGTCGACGGTCCGGTATGGCTGGGGGTCACTAATCTTGAAGGGGACGGGCAGGCCGACCTCGCGCATCACGGTGGGCCGGACAAGGCGGTGTTGGCTTACTCGGCCGATCACTATGACCAGTGGCGGCGCCAACTGGAGATGCCCGACCTGCCGCCGGGCGCCTTCGGCGAGAATTTTACCGTTGAGGGACTGACGGAAGCGAACGTGTGCATCGGCGACATCTGGCGCGTTGGCGCCGATGCGCTGGTGCAGGTTTCGCAACCGCGGCAGCCTTGTTGGAAGCTCGCCCGACGGTGGCGCAACAAGACTCTTGCCTGGCAAGCGCAGGAATCGGGGCGCACGGGCTGGTACTTTCGGGTGTTGCAAGAAGGGCTGGTTGCCGCGGGAGCGCGGCTGCAACGGCTGGAGTGCGCCTATCCCGCGTGGACCGTGGAACGCGCGAACCGGGTGATGCACATCGACAAGGATGATTTGAGCCTGGCAGCGGAACTCGCGGCGGTTGGAGCGTTGTCGGCCAATTGGCGGGCCACGCTGACGAAACGGGTGGAGCAGCGGATCCATCCCGATCCGGCTAAACGGCTGATCGGCCCGAATGCTCCCTGA
- a CDS encoding GIY-YIG nuclease family protein, with protein MLETQQRPFFIRVLIPTGDPDGLRIVEKSNWPGVGVVFKRTNYKEAVARSEFEKTGVYVLVGTSDDSILPTIYVGEGDPVKNRLNQHYGKKDFWDWVVFFVAKDDSLNKAHVQYLESELLRLATEAKQCKLDNGQGAMAPTLSEAELALADSFLRDILSIFPLLGLGVFEKTVATTKTPNELLSIDSKGIKASGYEDAKGFVVVRGSQLVKVESKSIHQYMSTLRRDLLSQGVIVDQGQHYAFAQDQVFTSPSTAAGVILGRSANGRMVWRNSDGKPLKDIQALVSAESV; from the coding sequence ATGTTGGAAACTCAGCAACGCCCGTTCTTTATTCGAGTCCTCATTCCCACCGGTGACCCAGACGGCCTGCGCATCGTCGAGAAATCGAACTGGCCCGGTGTCGGCGTCGTCTTCAAACGCACGAACTACAAGGAAGCCGTCGCGCGCTCGGAATTTGAAAAAACCGGAGTTTATGTCCTAGTTGGCACATCCGACGACAGCATTCTACCAACGATCTACGTCGGTGAAGGCGATCCCGTGAAAAACCGGCTGAACCAGCACTACGGAAAGAAAGACTTTTGGGATTGGGTTGTGTTTTTTGTGGCAAAGGACGACAGTCTCAATAAAGCCCACGTTCAGTATCTCGAATCTGAATTGCTGCGGCTAGCGACCGAAGCCAAGCAATGCAAACTCGACAACGGACAAGGCGCCATGGCGCCGACCTTGTCTGAGGCGGAATTAGCACTGGCAGACAGCTTCCTCAGGGATATCCTGAGCATCTTCCCGCTGCTCGGGCTGGGAGTCTTTGAGAAGACTGTCGCGACCACAAAAACGCCAAACGAACTTTTGAGCATCGACTCGAAAGGCATCAAAGCGAGTGGTTACGAAGATGCCAAAGGCTTTGTGGTTGTAAGGGGTTCGCAACTGGTGAAGGTCGAATCGAAGTCGATTCATCAGTATATGTCCACTTTGCGGAGAGACTTGTTATCGCAAGGAGTAATTGTGGATCAAGGCCAGCACTATGCCTTTGCCCAAGATCAGGTTTTCACCTCACCATCGACAGCTGCTGGGGTAATTTTGGGACGATCAGCAAATGGCCGAATGGTGTGGAGAAACAGTGACGGAAAGCCCCTAAAGGACATACAGGCTTTGGTGAGCGCTGAATCGGTCTAG
- a CDS encoding MarR family transcriptional regulator, producing the protein MLQFDFESSIAYWVFSTAHQLACTINEELSELGITHRQWEVLAWISFAGEMSQTELASKMGIEAPTLVGVLDRMERDGWIVRVPSEVDRRKKMIRPTEKVEPVWAQMLARGAGIRARVTRGLNEDQLASLREILGTMRNNLSDGTPRIKDYGDDESAVELEAETA; encoded by the coding sequence ATGCTCCAATTCGATTTTGAGAGCAGCATCGCGTATTGGGTCTTTTCGACCGCGCATCAGCTCGCCTGCACCATCAACGAAGAACTTTCGGAATTGGGCATCACGCATCGCCAATGGGAGGTGCTGGCGTGGATTTCGTTTGCCGGCGAGATGTCGCAAACCGAGCTGGCGTCGAAAATGGGGATCGAGGCGCCGACATTGGTCGGCGTGCTTGACCGCATGGAGCGCGACGGCTGGATTGTCCGCGTACCGAGCGAAGTGGATCGCCGCAAGAAGATGATTCGGCCGACCGAGAAAGTCGAGCCGGTTTGGGCCCAGATGCTGGCGCGCGGCGCCGGGATTCGAGCGCGCGTCACCCGCGGCCTGAACGAGGATCAACTGGCCAGCTTGCGCGAGATATTGGGCACGATGCGCAATAATCTGAGCGACGGCACTCCGCGCATTAAGGATTACGGCGATGACGAGTCGGCCGTAGAGCTCGAAGCAGAGACGGCGTAA
- the glgB gene encoding 1,4-alpha-glucan branching protein GlgB: MRTTVELDGVRRLLEGTHEDPFSVLGPHEVDDAGRKALAVRAFFPDQAQAWLIDKAQSDAPRPMRRIHPGGLFEAICPAAEEPAHRRYLLQVADLEGRSTVLHDPYAFPPLLGELDLYLLGEGRHWKSYEKLGAHRRVIDGVEGVNFATWAPNARSVSVVGDFNGWNPLKHPMRKHIPAGFWELFIPGMKGGDLYKLHVRSQAGTVEKSDPYGFAAEVPPRTASIVTDLSRHTWNDSLWMAKRQRANGLDAPISIYEVHLGSWRRPGDDPQRWLSYRELAHMLVDYCREMGYTHLELLPVSEHPFSGSWGYQTVGYYAATSRYGTPEDFMYFVDHCHQNDIGVILDWVPAHFPRDDHGLRRFDGTALYEHDDPRLGEHKDWGTLIFNYGRHEVRNFLLSNALFWLDKYHIDGLRVDAVASMLYLDYSREPGEWIPNEFGGRENLHAVSLIKEFNEQTHGQYPGVLTIAEESTAWPMVSRPTYLGGLGFSLKWNMGWMNDTLKYFQHEPIHRKFHHNDLTFSLIYAFNENFVLPLSHDEVVHGKGALLAKMPGDLWQKFANLRLLYGYMWTHPGKKLLFMGGDFGQWNEWNYDESLQWHLTQYDTHQGMQRMLGDLNRLYRSEPALHQVDFDPAGFEWIDCNDYEDSTLSYVRRAKDPRDFLAVACNFTPVPREGFRMGVPQGGFYREIFSSDSAYYGGSNVGNYPGALAEEIKWHGRPYSLKVTLPPLSTVIFKPQ, translated from the coding sequence GTGAGGACGACGGTGGAGCTGGATGGAGTGCGTCGGCTGTTGGAAGGGACGCACGAGGATCCGTTTTCGGTGCTGGGCCCCCACGAGGTGGATGACGCTGGCCGCAAAGCGCTCGCGGTGCGGGCGTTTTTTCCGGACCAAGCGCAGGCTTGGCTGATCGACAAGGCGCAGTCGGACGCGCCACGGCCGATGCGGCGGATTCATCCGGGCGGATTGTTTGAGGCGATCTGCCCAGCGGCGGAAGAGCCGGCGCATCGTCGTTATTTATTGCAAGTGGCCGACCTTGAGGGCCGATCAACCGTGCTACACGACCCGTACGCCTTTCCGCCGCTGCTCGGCGAGCTCGACCTCTACCTCTTAGGCGAGGGGCGGCATTGGAAGAGCTACGAAAAGCTGGGCGCGCATCGGCGCGTGATCGACGGCGTGGAAGGGGTGAATTTCGCCACCTGGGCGCCGAACGCGCGATCGGTGAGCGTGGTGGGGGACTTCAACGGCTGGAACCCGCTCAAGCACCCGATGCGGAAGCACATTCCGGCGGGGTTTTGGGAGCTGTTCATCCCCGGCATGAAGGGGGGCGACCTTTATAAGCTGCACGTGCGCAGCCAAGCGGGAACGGTCGAGAAGAGCGACCCGTATGGCTTTGCGGCGGAGGTGCCGCCGCGCACGGCGTCGATCGTGACCGATTTGAGTCGGCACACCTGGAACGACTCGTTGTGGATGGCCAAACGGCAGCGCGCCAACGGATTGGACGCGCCGATTTCGATCTACGAAGTCCACCTGGGCAGTTGGCGGCGCCCGGGAGACGATCCGCAGCGTTGGCTCAGCTACCGCGAGCTGGCGCACATGCTGGTGGACTATTGCCGCGAGATGGGCTACACGCACCTGGAGCTGTTGCCGGTCAGCGAGCATCCGTTCTCGGGGAGCTGGGGTTATCAGACGGTGGGCTATTACGCGGCGACGAGCCGTTATGGCACGCCGGAAGACTTCATGTACTTTGTCGATCATTGCCACCAGAACGACATTGGCGTGATCTTGGACTGGGTGCCAGCGCACTTTCCGCGCGACGATCACGGTTTGCGCCGCTTCGACGGCACGGCGCTTTACGAGCACGACGATCCGCGGCTCGGCGAGCACAAGGATTGGGGCACGCTGATCTTCAACTACGGCCGGCACGAGGTGCGCAACTTTCTGTTGTCGAACGCGCTGTTCTGGCTGGACAAGTACCACATCGACGGGTTGCGCGTCGACGCGGTGGCGTCGATGTTGTACCTGGACTACAGCCGCGAGCCGGGCGAATGGATTCCGAACGAGTTCGGCGGCCGCGAAAACCTGCACGCGGTGTCGCTCATCAAGGAATTCAACGAGCAGACGCATGGGCAATACCCAGGCGTGTTGACCATCGCCGAGGAGTCGACGGCGTGGCCGATGGTGTCGCGGCCGACGTACCTGGGGGGATTGGGATTCAGCCTGAAGTGGAACATGGGCTGGATGAACGACACGCTGAAGTACTTTCAGCACGAGCCGATCCATCGCAAGTTCCATCACAACGATCTGACGTTCAGCCTGATTTACGCCTTCAACGAAAACTTCGTGTTGCCTCTGTCGCACGACGAAGTGGTGCATGGCAAAGGGGCGCTGTTGGCCAAGATGCCGGGCGACCTGTGGCAAAAGTTCGCCAACCTGCGGCTGCTCTATGGCTACATGTGGACGCACCCTGGCAAGAAGCTGCTGTTCATGGGGGGAGACTTTGGCCAGTGGAATGAGTGGAACTACGACGAAAGCCTGCAATGGCATTTGACGCAGTACGACACGCACCAAGGCATGCAGCGCATGCTGGGCGATCTGAATCGGCTGTATCGCAGCGAACCGGCGCTGCATCAGGTGGACTTTGATCCCGCGGGCTTTGAGTGGATCGATTGCAACGACTACGAAGACAGCACGCTGTCGTACGTGCGGCGCGCCAAGGATCCGCGCGACTTTTTGGCGGTGGCCTGCAACTTCACGCCGGTGCCGCGCGAGGGCTTTCGGATGGGGGTGCCGCAAGGGGGCTTCTACCGCGAGATCTTCAGCAGCGATTCGGCGTATTACGGCGGGTCGAACGTGGGGAACTACCCCGGCGCGCTGGCGGAGGAGATCAAGTGGCACGGACGGCCGTACTCGCTGAAGGTGACGCTGCCACCGCTGTCGACGGTGATTTTCAAGCCACAGTGA